GTCTGACTGACTTCTGGTCAGACTCAGTTGGGCATCATTGAATTCAATCATGTCCCCGAGACCTGCCTTGTATCTTCCCTCGGCCAAATCCAGATTCTTTTCCGCCAGTTTTACCGCCATGTCGGCAATTTTTATTCCATCCCGATGTTCTCTTGCCCTGAGAAAAGTGTCGGTAACATCCTGTGTAACAGCCAGTTCCAGCTCATTTTTCCGGCCGTTTATTTCCAGCATTTTACTTCTGGCCTCTGCCAGTTTTCCTTCCGTTTCAAAACCGGAAAAAATTTCCCAGGTAAGACCTGCTCCAATTCGCCACTGGTCATGAAATGATTGAAGATCGGTTTCGTAGTCTTCATATGATGCTGTTGCCGAGAGTGTGGGCCAGTACTCTGCTTTTATCTGTTTTATCACCGCGCCGGCTGCTTTCAACTGCTGTGTCACCTGCTGAAGTTCAGGTCGTTTTTTTCTGGCGGTTTTCAGAAGAGACTCCAGTGGAGGAGACAGTTCCGGCAGGGTTTTAATCATGTCGGTCAGTGGAAGAACGGCTGTTTTGGGTATATCTTTTTGTCCTTTGAGAGAAATCCCTGTCACCTGTTCTAGCTTTGTCCGGGCAATTTGAGCATTGGAACGGGCCCTGAGCAGATCCAGTCGAGCATTGGCCAGTTCCAGTTCTGCGTTTGTTATATCAATTCTGGTCCTCACTCCTGCTTCAAAATATTTTTGAGCACGATACAGGTGTCTTTGATAGGTGGCTACGGACTGCTCAGCTACGGATATCAGATGGATTTTTTCCAGGAGAGAATAATATGCCTGTTTTACCTGAAAAACAATTGCGTGACCTGTTTGTTTAAGGTTGAATCCGGCAGCATCGAGGTTGTGCCTGACTGAATCTATACGCCCCCTGGTTTTGCCGAAATCATAAAGAAGTTGTGTGCCATTGATATTTACATTGATCACCGTATCTTCATCTTCCGGGACAAGGTCCTGGATGTGTGTATAGGTGCTTCCCGCTCCAGTACTGACCCTGGGCAGGTAGCCGGCCTGGCTGGTGGTCAGCTGGCCTCTGGCCTGGTTGATTTGCTGCCTGGCTATTTCCATCCGGGGGTTGTGGGTCAGGGCGAGGGAAATGAGTTCCTGCAGATCGCCATTGGCTGCTCGTGCAAATTGTGTGGGAAGTATGAAAAAAAGCACAAAAAGAAGGAACAGGCTGAAGAGGCTGTTTTGTTTCATCGGGTGAGTCATCAGGGCTGTTGTTTTCAGGGAACCTTTTAGTTGACAAACAGTAATTAAAGCATTTAGGCTAAATATATTCTTATTATCTCCTACCACAACGATCTGGCTAGGTAAAGTTCTTAATCATGGGTGACAATTGAGTTTTCAACAGGAATCATCGCTCTGTTTTTTAATTGAGCAAAGGATCTGTCATGAGAAATAAACTGATCTCTCTGGTGCTGCTGTTCCTTTTTTTTATCACTGCCGGGTGCAGCAATGACCAGGATAATATTCAATCTGAAAAGAAAGAGAAGAAACCGGAAACTCCTCCACTGCCGGTGGAAGTCATAGTTGTTCAAAAAGAAAAGGTTCCAATCTGGATAGAATATACTGGAAAAACAAAGGCCAGCCAGGAAGTTGAAGTCCGGGCAAGGGTTGCCGGCAGACTTGAGGCTGCCTTTTTCAACGAAGGAAATTATGTAGAAAAAGGAAAAAAACTCTTCTCCATTGAAAAAACGACCTATGAGGCGGCTGTCAGCGGAGCGAAGGCGAGACTGGAAGGGGATCAGGCCTCCATGAAAATGGCAAGGGCTGATGTTGACCGGTATAAACCGCTGGTGGCTGAAGGACTTGCTCCCCGGGTAACTCTGGAACAGCACAGGGTGAGAGTCATGGAACTGGCTGCAGCCATCAAGGCTGACAGGGCCGCTTTGACAGAGGCGGAGTTAAACCTGCAATATACTGATGTCATTGCGCCGATCTCAGGAAGGATAGGCCGGATCAACATAGATGTGGGAAATATTGTCGGCTATGGGGATAAGACGCTCCTGACAACCATTATAGCCGACGATCCGATGTATGCTTATTTCAGCCCCAATGAGGAGCAGTTTCAGTTGGTCAAACAATATCGTTCCAGGGCTGTTCTCGACGCAAGGGTTACCGTACCGGACAGTTTCAGGAAAATGCTTGACCGTAAGCCGCTGAAAGGTGTGGTGGATTTTAATGACAACAGGGTAGATGGTATGACCGGGACCATCACCATGAGAGCAAAGGTGGATAATCCAGACCATGATCTGATGGAGGGTACTTTTGTATATGTTGATCTTTTTGTCACAGACCAGGCGGAGTTTATCATGATACCACCGGGAATTGTCCTGGATGATCAGAGGGGCAGTTTTGTCTATACAGTGGATGATAAGGGAACCGCAAAGCGTGTTGATATCAGTCGGGGACTTGAAACCAGGAACTATCTTGCGGTAACCGATGGTTTGAAAGGCGGCGAGAAAGCTATTCTGAGCGGTCTTGCCAAGATTCGTCCCGGTCTCAGGGTTGATCCCACCGATGTGACTGAGAGCAGGGGAGTGATAGCGATATTGCGGAAGCAGGGAATGATCCCGGAGAAGGAGTAGCCATGCTTTCTGTTTTTTTTATTAAACGACCTGTTTTTGCCATGGTCATTTCCTTCCTGATTGTCCTGGGGGGGCTGGTTTCTCTTGCAATTCTACCGATACAGGAATATCCGGATGTTACACCTCCAACGGTTGTTGTTTCCGCAAACTATGTTGGAGCAGATGCCTATACCGTTGAAGAAACAGTAACCAGGCCCCTGGAGGACAAGATAAACGGTGTCCAGGGGATGATTTACATGCAGTCCTCCAGTACCAGCTCCGGTTCCAGCAAGATTAATATTTATTTTGAACCCGGCTATGATCTCAACACCGCGGCGGTTGATGTGCAGAACAAAGTCTCCATGGCAACACCGCAGCTGCCCGCAGAGGTCCGGCAGCAGGGTGTTGTAGTTGATAAACAGTCACCGAGTATTGTCTGTTTTGTCGCAGTGACAGGGGATGAAAAATATGATGAAGGCTTTTTAAGCAATTATGTCAATATTAATGTCCTCGACGAATTACGTCGAATTCCGGGTGTGGGAAAGGCCGAAAACATGGGAGAGAAAAAATACTCCATGCGGATCTGGCTGGACCCGGACAGAATTGCCACGCTCGGTCTCAGTCCGGGAGAGATTATTGCTGCGGTCAGAGCTCAGAACAGCCAGGCTGCCCTGGGGAAGATAGGTGCTCCCCCGGCATTTGATGATCAGCAGGTCCAGTTTGTACTGACAACGGACAGTCGTCTGGAAAATGTGGGTGAGTTCGAAAATATTGTCCTGAAAACCAGGGATGACGGGACGCTTGTCTACCTGCGCGACGTGGCGAGAATTGAGCTTGGTGCTGAAATGTACGACTGGAATGCCATTCTCAATAAAAAACCGGCGGCCCTGATTGGAATTTACCAGTTGCCAGGTTCCAATGCCCTGACCATCAAGGAAAAAATAGTTGAAGCAATGGAAGGACTGCAGGGACGCTTTCCCGAAGGGGTCAGATACTCCATCCCCTACGACACCACTCTTTTTGTTGAGATAGCTATAAAAAATGTTGTTCAGAACCTGGTGATAGCAGTCGCTCTGGTTATTCTGATTGTCTTTGTTTTTCTAGGGTCATGGCGGCCCACGATCATTGCCACGGTGGCCATCCCCGTTTCCCTGGTGGGGACTTTCGGTATACTGAAGCTTGCAGGATTTTCCATCAACTTCCTGACCCTGTTCGGCCTGATTCTCGCCATCGGTATTGTGGTCGACGACGTGATTCTGGTGGTGGAAAGTGTTGAGAGGATCATGCTCGAAAAAAGAGAACTCACCATCCCCCAGGTGGTCAAGGAGGCCATGTTACAGCTGATCGGGCCTATTATTGCCACAACCCTGGTTCTTGTTGCCGTTTTTGTACCAGTCTCCATGATGCCGGGGCTGACCGGTTCGATCTACAGGCAGTTTGCCCTCACGATCAGTTTCGCAGTAATGATTTCATCCATCAATGCCCTGACCCTTTCACCGGCTTTGAGCGCGATAGTTATTAAGAGACTGCCGGACGGCCAGGGTAAATTCGTACTTTTTACCCTTTTCGATTCCCTTTTTGAGAAACTGACTGCCGGTTATATCGCTGTTGTTGCCATGCTTGTCCGTTTTCGCTGGGTTGTTGTCCTTGTTTTTTTCGCTTTGCTCTATGGCACCTATTATATTTTTTCAGTTACACCAACCGGTTTTGTTCCTGAAGAGGACAAGGGCGGTTTTCTTGTGATGTTTAATCTGAAACCGGGAATGGCGCTGGGAAAGACAACGGAAGTGCGAAAGCAGGTGGAAAACATCGTTCTTGATATACCGGGGGTGAAGGACCTGGTCATTATTGATGGTTTCAACATGCTCAGTTCCACCCTTGATTCCAGTGCGGGGGCGGGATTTGTTACCCTGGTACCCTGGGGTAAACGAACGGCTGAAGGGCTTTCCGTCAGCGGTATAATTGATACCGTCAACAAGAAATGTGCAGTGATTTCCGATGCCAATGTGGCGGCTTTTAACCTGCCCGGTATTCCGGGACTTGGGACCGTGGGCGGATTTGATTTCAGGTTGCAGGATTATACGGCCGGTGACCTGAACACCTTTGTCGACTATGCCTATAAACTGGTGGCTGCAGCAAATAACGATCCCAGGATAGGCAGGGCCTACACCACTTATGCACCCAATTACCCGATGTTGTTTATTGATATTGACAGGAAAAAAGCGGCAGCTCTCGGGGTGAACATGGGGGAGATTTTTTCAACCCTGCAGACCTATCTTGGTTCGTTTTATATCAATGATTTTACAAAATATGGGAAGGTTTTCAGGGTGTTTGTCCAGGCGGACAAAAAATTCAGAAGTGAAATACGTAATATATCCGCTCTCCATGTAAAGAATTACAAGGGAAATATGGTGCCAATGGCAAGTCTGGCAAAAGTGAAAAAAATTACCGGACCTGCGGATCTTGCTCACTATAATATGTACCGCTCCATTACCATTAACGGAGTTGCAGCACCTGGATACAGTTCCGGGCAGGCGATGCAGGCCATGGCTGAACTTGCGGAGAAAGTGCTTCCAGCGGAAAAAACCTATGGATTTGAATGGTCAGGAATGTCATACCAGGAGAAACTGGCGGGTAATACCAAAACTCTAGTGTTCAGTTTTGCCCTGGTAGTGGTCTATCTTGTTCTTGCCGCTCAATATGAAAGCTGGGTGCTACCGGTCATGATTCTTGTATCTGTTCCCCTGGTAATGCTGGGTGCGCTGCTTGCCCAGAATCTCGCCGGACTGGATAATAATCTTTTTGCCCAGATCGGCCTGGTTTTGCTTATCGGCCTGTCATCCAAAAATGCCATTCTCATCGTTGAGGTGGCCAAGGAGCGGAGGGAAGGAGGAGCTTCTATTGTGGATGCGGCCATGGATGCGGCCCGGCTCCGTTTCCGGGCAATCATGATGACCATTCTGTCTTTTGTTTTCGGTGTCATACCCCTGGCTTTTGCAGCGGGAGCGGGAGCAATGACCATGCGGTCAATAGGGGTGGTCGTTCTTGGTGGTATGGTTGCCGCAACCTTTATCTCCACAATGCTTGTTCCGGTTGTGTATGTCATTCTCGAAACCATGCGGGAACGGTTTGTGGATGTGGAGGAAGAGGTTCGTAACAGGGAGATGATTTAACAAACATGAAGCCGCATGCACATGCCTTGTCTATCATACTTGTTCTGATAACTGTCGGAGTGGGGATGGCTGCAGAAAAAACAATGAATATTACCGTGAAAGAGAGTTTATCTCTGGTTGAAAATGGGAGGAGATCGTTTCTTTTTGATTACAGAGCAGGAAATTTATATTCTTTTGATGAGAAAAGTGGTGAGTGTGCTCGATTTTCCTTTCAAGTTCCGCAAAAAACTGAAAAATTTTTCAATAGTGTTGAAACGAAGGACAGTGGAGAAGTGTCAGTAGAAAACGGTGTTCCCGTATTTGTAAAAAAAGTCCTCTTTGGTCAGAAGGCATTGGTTTTTCGTACTGTCACTTCACCTGTTCTGCGGCAGTACGGGGTTGATTTTTCACCCCGTACTGTTGAATATTTTGTTCGCCGGAATAATGATCCCGCCTGGAATCAGTTATTGCAGGTTGCAAAGAACAATGAGTTGTTCTATCAACAATTCCCTCTTCTGCGTCAGCTCGATCCTATGGGTCTGCTGGTGTTTCTGCAGGGTATACCCCTGGGGTACCGGGAAGGTGACAACAGGGTTTTCCTTCAGTTCAAGTATGACGCATCAGGGAGTATAGAAGAACTGCTCCCCGAAATCTGCAGGTAATTCCAGAAGAAGGTTTACCCGAAAAACTTTTTCGCTGCGTCCAGAACCCCTTCCACACCACCAAACGCCTCAAGCAGGGAACCGCCACTGGAACCTTTATCTACTATCTGGGGGATTGTTTCTGCCAGGGTGTCTGCTGCCGTATCTTCATCCACTCCAAGACTTGACGCGAAAGCGGATATTTTTTCGCCGCCGAACAGTTCCTTGATCTGCTGCAGCTCAACAGGTGCATTCTCTCCGTCCCCGAGCCATGAAGAGGCTATTTCCTGAAGTGAACCGCCGCCCTGGGTCATTTTTCCGACAAGTGCACCCAGGTCAAAGTTATTGTCATCTCCCCCGAGAAGTCCGGCGAGGGCGCCGGCAACACCATCAGGTACACCGTCGCCGTCCCTGTCCAGGTTGAGTTTGTTCATGATCAGGTCAGTTCCCAGTTGCAGTAAATCCATTTTTCCCCCTATTCTTTCGATTTAACAAGTCCTGACACCATCTGTTCAAAGGTGACTTTTTGCTTATGTCCAGGAATTCCTTTGGCGATCTCAGTGATAAGATCCCTGAACTGTGTTTCAGGTATTCCTGCTGGATCCAGGTTCAGACTGTCCAGGGCATCTTCAATGAGAATGTCAGCGGCCGGTCCAACTACCTCTATTGTGGTCTTATGCAGTTGTTCCATCAAGGCTTTATCGATAATCTTACCGGAAATTTCCCTTACAGATTTTTTGGTTGTTTGAACGGGAAGAGCATCATCTTCCTGTCCTTCAATGAATAGTGTCCGGAAAATTTCGGCCGTTGGGGGCAGGGGTGTTTTCTTTGAAAAGGCACTGCCTGTCTGAAAGCGAAATCGTCCTGTACGGATTGTTTTCAGCTGTTCCAACCCTTTCATGCCAAGCCGGTTATAACAGTAGATGAATGTTATCTCTCCATTAACAAGCATGATCTGGGCGGAACGGTTGGTGTCGGATGTTATGTAAAACGTTCCTGTTTCATTCTGTTTCGACAGTGCCTGAAGTTCTTTTACTATTTCAGAAAACGATATAAATTCCATGGTGACCTATTGGCGACGTTTAAAAATTATCATCATACTCATTCTCAGGCGTTCAAGTGTTTCCTGGAGTCTGCCGATTTCATCATTCCGGGTAATGCTGATCTCCCGCTCCAGGTTTTCACCGTTTGCAAGATCTGTTGCGATCAGGGTGAGGGTGTTTAATGGAGCAAGAGAGCTGTTGACTGTCAGGAAAGTTAAAACGAGAGAAAGAAGCAGGATGCCGCCCATGATAGAAACCA
The DNA window shown above is from Desulfomarina profundi and carries:
- a CDS encoding efflux RND transporter periplasmic adaptor subunit, giving the protein MRNKLISLVLLFLFFITAGCSNDQDNIQSEKKEKKPETPPLPVEVIVVQKEKVPIWIEYTGKTKASQEVEVRARVAGRLEAAFFNEGNYVEKGKKLFSIEKTTYEAAVSGAKARLEGDQASMKMARADVDRYKPLVAEGLAPRVTLEQHRVRVMELAAAIKADRAALTEAELNLQYTDVIAPISGRIGRINIDVGNIVGYGDKTLLTTIIADDPMYAYFSPNEEQFQLVKQYRSRAVLDARVTVPDSFRKMLDRKPLKGVVDFNDNRVDGMTGTITMRAKVDNPDHDLMEGTFVYVDLFVTDQAEFIMIPPGIVLDDQRGSFVYTVDDKGTAKRVDISRGLETRNYLAVTDGLKGGEKAILSGLAKIRPGLRVDPTDVTESRGVIAILRKQGMIPEKE
- a CDS encoding efflux RND transporter permease subunit codes for the protein MLSVFFIKRPVFAMVISFLIVLGGLVSLAILPIQEYPDVTPPTVVVSANYVGADAYTVEETVTRPLEDKINGVQGMIYMQSSSTSSGSSKINIYFEPGYDLNTAAVDVQNKVSMATPQLPAEVRQQGVVVDKQSPSIVCFVAVTGDEKYDEGFLSNYVNINVLDELRRIPGVGKAENMGEKKYSMRIWLDPDRIATLGLSPGEIIAAVRAQNSQAALGKIGAPPAFDDQQVQFVLTTDSRLENVGEFENIVLKTRDDGTLVYLRDVARIELGAEMYDWNAILNKKPAALIGIYQLPGSNALTIKEKIVEAMEGLQGRFPEGVRYSIPYDTTLFVEIAIKNVVQNLVIAVALVILIVFVFLGSWRPTIIATVAIPVSLVGTFGILKLAGFSINFLTLFGLILAIGIVVDDVILVVESVERIMLEKRELTIPQVVKEAMLQLIGPIIATTLVLVAVFVPVSMMPGLTGSIYRQFALTISFAVMISSINALTLSPALSAIVIKRLPDGQGKFVLFTLFDSLFEKLTAGYIAVVAMLVRFRWVVVLVFFALLYGTYYIFSVTPTGFVPEEDKGGFLVMFNLKPGMALGKTTEVRKQVENIVLDIPGVKDLVIIDGFNMLSSTLDSSAGAGFVTLVPWGKRTAEGLSVSGIIDTVNKKCAVISDANVAAFNLPGIPGLGTVGGFDFRLQDYTAGDLNTFVDYAYKLVAAANNDPRIGRAYTTYAPNYPMLFIDIDRKKAAALGVNMGEIFSTLQTYLGSFYINDFTKYGKVFRVFVQADKKFRSEIRNISALHVKNYKGNMVPMASLAKVKKITGPADLAHYNMYRSITINGVAAPGYSSGQAMQAMAELAEKVLPAEKTYGFEWSGMSYQEKLAGNTKTLVFSFALVVVYLVLAAQYESWVLPVMILVSVPLVMLGALLAQNLAGLDNNLFAQIGLVLLIGLSSKNAILIVEVAKERREGGASIVDAAMDAARLRFRAIMMTILSFVFGVIPLAFAAGAGAMTMRSIGVVVLGGMVAATFISTMLVPVVYVILETMRERFVDVEEEVRNREMI
- a CDS encoding TolC family protein, translated to MKQNSLFSLFLLFVLFFILPTQFARAANGDLQELISLALTHNPRMEIARQQINQARGQLTTSQAGYLPRVSTGAGSTYTHIQDLVPEDEDTVINVNINGTQLLYDFGKTRGRIDSVRHNLDAAGFNLKQTGHAIVFQVKQAYYSLLEKIHLISVAEQSVATYQRHLYRAQKYFEAGVRTRIDITNAELELANARLDLLRARSNAQIARTKLEQVTGISLKGQKDIPKTAVLPLTDMIKTLPELSPPLESLLKTARKKRPELQQVTQQLKAAGAVIKQIKAEYWPTLSATASYEDYETDLQSFHDQWRIGAGLTWEIFSGFETEGKLAEARSKMLEINGRKNELELAVTQDVTDTFLRAREHRDGIKIADMAVKLAEKNLDLAEGRYKAGLGDMIEFNDAQLSLTRSQSDLIGTYFSYLTALAGIERATGTTPEPALELKKILK
- a CDS encoding YidB family protein; translation: MDLLQLGTDLIMNKLNLDRDGDGVPDGVAGALAGLLGGDDNNFDLGALVGKMTQGGGSLQEIASSWLGDGENAPVELQQIKELFGGEKISAFASSLGVDEDTAADTLAETIPQIVDKGSSGGSLLEAFGGVEGVLDAAKKFFG